In Anaerobacillus isosaccharinicus, one genomic interval encodes:
- a CDS encoding ATP-dependent nuclease: MLINSFLQLAYNTNSQVVLTTHTPALAGLLPLESLRFVTKEDGKRIIKFNEESVYEEIADTLGLLPEPINNKTKALLLLEGQGDVVFIRHLCEKLKEGDAIPITLQESGFAFIPTGGCGNLKAWKTLKLAEQFNVPWCVLLDSDLPTPEAQKNKDTVSNLRKQGIKAYLTRKREPENYLHLGCFDFSFTINDYDDAKVIINQQTGVAKVKVLEYFWPKMSFEQIREMEGFRDDDGETKYEFTEMILDFLSLVRSPVPVN, translated from the coding sequence ATGCTGATAAATTCATTCTTGCAATTAGCATATAATACTAATTCTCAAGTTGTACTAACAACCCATACTCCTGCTTTAGCTGGTTTATTACCATTAGAGAGTTTAAGATTTGTTACGAAAGAAGACGGTAAGAGGATCATTAAATTCAATGAAGAAAGCGTGTATGAAGAGATTGCTGATACATTAGGGTTATTGCCAGAGCCAATTAATAATAAAACAAAGGCATTATTATTATTAGAAGGTCAAGGAGATGTGGTGTTTATACGTCATTTATGTGAGAAGCTTAAAGAAGGGGATGCAATTCCTATAACGCTTCAAGAAAGCGGATTTGCATTTATTCCTACAGGTGGTTGTGGGAATTTGAAAGCTTGGAAAACATTAAAATTAGCTGAACAATTTAATGTACCATGGTGTGTACTTTTAGATTCAGATTTGCCTACACCTGAGGCTCAAAAAAATAAAGACACAGTAAGTAATTTAAGAAAACAAGGAATTAAGGCATATTTGACTAGAAAAAGAGAACCAGAGAATTATTTACACTTGGGTTGTTTTGATTTTTCTTTTACAATTAACGATTATGATGATGCAAAAGTAATAATTAATCAACAAACAGGTGTAGCAAAAGTAAAGGTATTAGAATATTTTTGGCCTAAAATGTCATTTGAACAAATTAGAGAAATGGAAGGCTTTAGAGATGATGATGGTGAGACAAAATACGAATTCACAGAGATGATATTAGATTTTCTATCTTTAGTCCGTTCACCAGTACCAGTAAATTAA
- a CDS encoding DEAD/DEAH box helicase family protein, which translates to MNLLPFQIEASTKIANRFVEYMVDPLTVTRTKIVPFYQNLTSITGSGKTLILADAIEQIRCLLPVEPIVLWLSKGKVVVWQTYTNLSSGKYSNLLGGFNVKPLLDANKRDIESLDSGLLLVATVGKFNQKDKEQGDRKIFRVQLDSADDSLWNLLKERQNAKGIKRPLVIIYDEGHNLSDQQTNLLLELNPDALIAASATMKVPQSLSNTIDRLTVDKGWKDEDFYTSVKSSSVVESGLIKQNLLLGGYLTPMEMAIDDMVSNIEKVEQQCQKLNLRFRPKAIYVTNTNVISGTEKDDIKQPFDDRKARPIVIWKYLVEYKGVNPSDIAVYCNLKFDKKFPLPENFHLFSGGDSDYDDFMSGNFTHIIFNQTLQEGWDDPSVYFAYIDKDMGSQIQVTQIIGRVLRQPGATHYASEELNTAHFFIRADEKNTFEEVLREVKEKITADSPEINLTYYKKGTSQDNPIIKPKWKLHVPEISINSQYAQKPIKEITDRIQDFRYDTVNTVGKGGRIQVLQSIGADNDNQEEWVEVDHSNRVSARWVFIREAQKTYGKAVNLCDIEDPKLDALVEFSSNAAEHLRELANKVVKTYIDHSSVMQNNYNLLEVSSIPINQGEMIRYRNSVHEGYSGLNNLEKTFAKAIDNSGLKWLRNQSRGYFEIPLLDLAGNNNFNPDFIVWSEKSIIAIDTKGDHLISQDSATKLFHLDSIGPGKPVKIRLVTVGEWDDERTKRGKQGYTVWVLKNGKIRPIWCKDVESAVSICVESEFY; encoded by the coding sequence TTGAATCTTTTACCGTTTCAGATAGAGGCATCGACTAAAATTGCAAATAGATTTGTTGAATATATGGTGGACCCACTTACAGTTACTAGAACTAAAATAGTACCATTTTATCAAAACCTTACTTCAATTACAGGGAGTGGAAAAACGTTAATTCTCGCAGATGCAATCGAACAAATAAGATGTCTACTTCCAGTGGAACCAATAGTACTTTGGCTTTCGAAAGGAAAAGTCGTTGTTTGGCAAACCTATACCAATTTATCATCAGGTAAGTATTCAAATTTACTTGGGGGCTTCAATGTCAAACCGCTCCTTGATGCCAATAAGAGAGACATAGAGTCACTAGATTCCGGCTTACTTTTAGTAGCCACTGTAGGTAAATTTAATCAAAAAGATAAAGAACAAGGAGATAGAAAAATTTTCAGGGTGCAATTAGACAGTGCTGATGATTCTTTATGGAATCTATTAAAAGAGCGTCAGAATGCAAAAGGTATTAAAAGACCGTTGGTAATAATATACGATGAAGGGCATAATCTTTCTGATCAGCAAACTAATCTTTTGTTGGAACTAAATCCAGATGCTTTAATTGCAGCTAGCGCAACAATGAAAGTACCCCAGTCTCTATCAAATACTATTGATAGACTTACGGTGGATAAAGGTTGGAAAGATGAAGACTTCTATACTAGTGTAAAAAGTTCAAGTGTTGTTGAATCAGGGTTGATAAAACAAAATTTGTTATTGGGAGGATATTTAACACCAATGGAAATGGCCATAGATGACATGGTGTCAAATATTGAAAAGGTTGAGCAACAGTGTCAAAAACTTAATCTGAGGTTTAGACCAAAAGCAATTTATGTTACTAATACCAATGTTATATCTGGTACAGAAAAAGATGACATTAAACAACCTTTTGATGATAGGAAAGCTAGGCCTATTGTAATATGGAAATATCTTGTTGAGTACAAAGGGGTTAATCCTTCTGATATAGCCGTGTATTGCAATTTGAAGTTCGATAAAAAATTCCCTTTGCCAGAAAATTTTCATCTTTTTTCAGGTGGTGATTCGGACTATGATGATTTTATGTCTGGAAATTTTACTCATATCATATTTAACCAAACATTACAGGAGGGGTGGGACGATCCTTCAGTTTACTTTGCCTATATTGATAAAGATATGGGGTCACAAATACAAGTTACTCAGATTATTGGAAGAGTATTAAGACAACCTGGAGCGACTCATTACGCATCTGAAGAGTTAAATACTGCCCATTTTTTTATAAGGGCAGATGAAAAAAATACATTTGAAGAAGTATTACGAGAAGTAAAGGAAAAGATCACCGCAGATTCTCCTGAGATCAATCTTACTTACTATAAAAAAGGTACTAGTCAGGATAATCCGATTATTAAGCCTAAATGGAAACTACATGTTCCTGAAATATCAATTAACTCGCAATATGCCCAAAAGCCAATAAAAGAAATAACGGATAGAATACAAGATTTCAGATATGATACTGTTAATACAGTTGGCAAAGGTGGGCGAATTCAGGTTCTACAATCTATCGGCGCAGATAATGACAATCAAGAGGAATGGGTTGAAGTTGATCATAGTAACCGTGTATCTGCAAGATGGGTATTTATAAGAGAAGCCCAAAAAACATATGGAAAAGCTGTAAATCTATGTGATATTGAAGATCCGAAGCTAGATGCATTAGTAGAGTTTAGCAGCAATGCGGCAGAGCATCTAAGAGAATTAGCAAATAAGGTTGTTAAGACATATATTGATCATTCTAGTGTAATGCAAAATAACTACAATTTACTAGAAGTATCTTCTATTCCAATAAACCAAGGCGAAATGATAAGATATAGAAACTCAGTGCATGAAGGATATAGTGGTCTAAATAATTTAGAAAAAACATTCGCTAAAGCTATAGATAACAGTGGGTTAAAGTGGCTTAGAAATCAATCCAGGGGTTATTTTGAAATACCACTGCTTGATTTAGCAGGAAATAATAATTTTAATCCGGATTTTATTGTGTGGAGTGAAAAATCAATAATTGCTATAGATACAAAAGGAGATCATTTGATTTCTCAAGATTCAGCTACTAAACTTTTTCATCTTGACTCGATTGGACCTGGAAAACCAGTTAAGATTCGCCTTGTAACTGTAGGAGAATGGGATGATGAAAGAACTAAACGTGGTAAGCAAGGATACACTGTATGGGTATTAAAGAATGGTAAGATAAGGCCGATATGGTGCAAAGATGTTGAAAGCGCAGTTTCCATTTGTGTAGAGAGTGAATTTTATTAA